Genomic segment of Gloeocapsa sp. PCC 7428:
GGTCATCACTGGGCGCGATATCTTCACATTGGCATTAATCTTTGTCTTTTAGCATTCTTTAGTTGGCAATTACTTACAGGTTTACAAATTGTGCAAGAACTTTTGACAAGTTCATAAAAAAGGACAGGCGATGAACCTGTCCCAAAGAATTTAAAAAAGTCAAGTTTAGAAATTCATTTCCGCTGCTTGTACTTTCTCGACTTGCTTCTTCTTCAGTACTAGCAAGACTTGACACAACATAATTGCGGCTAAGAATGCCATTAACCATTGAATTCTTGCTGAACTTTGGAGAACGATTTCGCCGTCGTCTTGACCAAATCCACCAACGTTCGGGTTATCGGTTAAAGCATCACCAGCAGCAACTGTTTGCCCTTCTGAAACAAGCAGTTTTGGTCCTAGGGGAATTGTCTCAACAACCGTTTCACCCGCATCAGTATTAATGGTGACTTGGTACTGAGTTGTCCCATTTTCATCGGTAGTTTGGTCAATTTTGGTAATTGTACCGGCGGCAGAGGCATTATAAACCGAATTATTGCTTTTCTCACCCGTAGGGTAAACCTGACCTCGTCCGCGATTACCACCTACATGAACCGGATATTTACCAAAGTGGATATTTTTGTCTGTTCTCGGATCGGGGGACAGTACAGGGAAAACGATTTCTTGATACTGTTCGCCTGGTAAAGGTCCAACAATAACGATGTTTTCTTTCTCTTCGCTATAGGGCTGGAAGTAAAGATCGCCGACTTTTTCTTTCATCTCCTCTGAAATACGTTCAGGAGGGGCAATCTTAAAGCCTTCCGGCAACATTAATACAGCACCTACATTTAATCCGCCTAAGGAACCATCGCTGAGTACCTGCTGCGTATTGGTATCATAAGGAATTTTCACAACTGCTTCAAATACCGTATCGGGAAGCACCGATTGCGGAATTTCGACTTCGGTGGGTTTAGCAGCAAGGTGACAGTTGGCACAGACAATTCTCCCTGTAGGTTCGCGCGGAGTTTCAGGATAGGTTTGTTGTGCCCAAAAAGGATAAGCAGCCGCCGCCTGGGGTAACGCCAGGTCGCTCGCGAGAAAGAAACTAACAGTAGCGATCGCTATAATTACCGTATTGACAATCGCTTTTGTTGATAACAAAGCTTTTTTCATCAGTAACCAAACACTTATGTGTGACGAAGGTCAAATGTAAGGGCAAAAGACTAAGGGCTAGTCACTTGATTATCTTAAGTCCACCAAGGTGGTTCACCCGTCCGAAAATCAGTTTCCGTCCAGGGAGTGATGGAAATTTTATCGTCTTCTGTACTCACGTGTACGAGTGCTAACGATAAAGGTGCGGGACCTCGGACAACTTTGCCGGTTTCATCGTACTGCGAGCCATGACACGGACACTTAAACTTGTTTTCGGCAGCGTTCCAAGGAACCACACAACCGAGGTGAGTACATACCGCGTTCATACCGTAATCGCCAATCGCTTCTTTGCTTTCGACGACGATATAAGTCGGATCGCCTTTGAGTCCTTGCGCGAGGACGCGATCGCCTGGATTGTGCGTTTCTAAAAAGTTACTGACGCTAATATCATTGCCCAATGCGTCTTTGGCTTTGACACCACCACCAGCACCACCACTGCTCGGCGGAATAAAGAATTTCACTACCGGATACAATGCTCCTAGAGCGGTTCCGGTAATCGTACCAAAGGTGAGCAAGTTCATGAATTGACGACGCCCCATATCGGGTACGTCCATGGATTTAGACATTTGAGCCATAATTTCTGCTCTTTGCTTGTATCTTTGTTAACAACGCTGAGATTTGCTCCCAGAACCTCACTTATCCTCTGTTGGAGTCGGTCTACCACGACTCACAACAACTTTCAAATCCCTCTTTTAAGAGTGTTTCCAGCCTTTTTCAGAGGATCATTACATTTCTTTATATTGGTATCATACCTGAGTTACGCAGCTTTACTTTATAACGAAATGTAAAAGGCAATTGCAACGAAATGACAGGAAAGGAGTTACGCCAGATATTGTTAAATAAGTGGGGGCGATCTTACGACGTCCAGCTACGCCGCGTCCAGGGCAAAGTTTTTCTTCAGGTGATGTGGAAGTACTTAGAGCAAGCGTCTTTTCCGCTTACTGAAGCAGAATATCAAGAACACTTAGATGCGATCGCTAATTATCTTCACGCCTTGGGTGGAACGCAGCAAGTACAGCAATTTATTGCCCAAACCCGCGAACGTCCCCGACTCGGTAAAGCTGTGAGTATTCCTCTCGATTTAGACTTCGGCGAACGTGCTTCGGAGTGGTTGATCTAGTCAGGGGTCAGGAGGCTTGGGAAAGACTTACAAAATTCTGTTGCCCAGGGGAACGTCGCGATCGGGTTTAATGAGGACAACTTCTTCATTATCGAGAACGACACCTAAAACTAAGACTTCGGACATAAAATCCGCAACTTGGCGCGGAGGAAAGTTGGTAACGGCGAGAATCTGCTTACCTGTCAACTCTTCGTGGCGATACTTCGTAATTTGCGCACTCGATTTTTTAATTCCTAACGCGCCAAAATCGATCCACAGTTTATATGCTGGTTTTCTTGCTTTGGGAAAATCTTCAACTTTAACAACCTTACCAACGCGAATTTCTACTTTCTCAAAATCGCTGTACGTAATTTCTGTCATTTACCGATTAATTTAACCGCAGCAATTCCACCAAAGTAAAGTCCTAATACAGCACCCGCCAAAAGGCTTTGTGTTAAAGGATCAGTTGAAGGTGTTAAGACTGCACCCAAGACAACTCCACCAAGAATGACATAGCGCCAACCCGCCAGCATTTGTTTAGAAGAAACAATTCCCAAAGCCCCAAGCAGCAGTTGAATAACGGGAATCTGAAAAGCTAAACCTGTGCTAAACAATAGCAGTAGCACAAACTCAAAGTAGCGGTCGATCGACCACAGTTGTTCGACGACATCAGCACCATAATTAATAAAAAACTTTAACGCAGCCGGAATCAAGGCTAGATAAGCAAACACCAATCCAGCAGCAAATAACACGGTTGAACCTAAAACGATTGGTGCGACTAAGCGGCGTTCGCGGCGTGTTAGCCCTGGTAAGATAAACTGAATAATTTGGTAAAGGATAAACGGGCTAGCTAAGAGCAAACCACTATAGCCTGCGACTTTGAGCGAAACAAAAAAGTACTCTCCTGGCGCTAGCTGTAGAAACTTTACTCCTTGAGCAGGAACTTCGAGTAACTGAACGATCGGTTTAACTGCGATAAAACAGCCGACAACACCTATCACTACCGCAATCAAGGAATAAAAAATTCGCTGTCGCAACTCTTCCAAGTGATCGAACAGCGACATTTCTACTTCGCCAGGTAACTCATTTAAGTAGTTATTTTCCCAATCCTGGTTGCTATTGTCAGTCTTGGTTTCTTGTTCCAAGTCAGTCGTTGGATCGGGCATTGTTGCACTATCTAAATCTGAGGGCGGCGTCATGAGTTAGCTTTATTGCAAGATCTGCGATCTATTTTATCTGGTAGACAAGAGTTCGCAGCTAAAAGCCTGCAATATTATGCCCTAAAAAGTCTAACCTCTGACTCCTCAATTACGGTGTTACGGTCAACTCGGCTTCCAAAAAGGTATCGCCGTAACTTGCAAAAATATTGCCCCTGGAAGTTGTTGATTGCCTGTAAGTAAAGATACTAAATGTTTGACTCGTTTTGCCTTGGGGAACGATGACACAATAACCAGGGTTAGCACCGTAAAAATTGCTACCTACAAGTACTACAGCACCACCAGTAGGTGCAGGTGCTGACAGGGTGACTTCGCCTTCCGGTTGACGGCGACCTTCGATGACTGAGGGACTAAT
This window contains:
- the petA gene encoding cytochrome f, whose product is MKKALLSTKAIVNTVIIAIATVSFFLASDLALPQAAAAYPFWAQQTYPETPREPTGRIVCANCHLAAKPTEVEIPQSVLPDTVFEAVVKIPYDTNTQQVLSDGSLGGLNVGAVLMLPEGFKIAPPERISEEMKEKVGDLYFQPYSEEKENIVIVGPLPGEQYQEIVFPVLSPDPRTDKNIHFGKYPVHVGGNRGRGQVYPTGEKSNNSVYNASAAGTITKIDQTTDENGTTQYQVTINTDAGETVVETIPLGPKLLVSEGQTVAAGDALTDNPNVGGFGQDDGEIVLQSSARIQWLMAFLAAIMLCQVLLVLKKKQVEKVQAAEMNF
- the petC gene encoding cytochrome b6-f complex iron-sulfur subunit; this encodes MAQMSKSMDVPDMGRRQFMNLLTFGTITGTALGALYPVVKFFIPPSSGGAGGGVKAKDALGNDISVSNFLETHNPGDRVLAQGLKGDPTYIVVESKEAIGDYGMNAVCTHLGCVVPWNAAENKFKCPCHGSQYDETGKVVRGPAPLSLALVHVSTEDDKISITPWTETDFRTGEPPWWT
- a CDS encoding DUF3067 family protein — translated: MTGKELRQILLNKWGRSYDVQLRRVQGKVFLQVMWKYLEQASFPLTEAEYQEHLDAIANYLHALGGTQQVQQFIAQTRERPRLGKAVSIPLDLDFGERASEWLI
- a CDS encoding tRNA-binding protein is translated as MTEITYSDFEKVEIRVGKVVKVEDFPKARKPAYKLWIDFGALGIKKSSAQITKYRHEELTGKQILAVTNFPPRQVADFMSEVLVLGVVLDNEEVVLIKPDRDVPLGNRIL
- the tatC gene encoding twin-arginine translocase subunit TatC, yielding MTPPSDLDSATMPDPTTDLEQETKTDNSNQDWENNYLNELPGEVEMSLFDHLEELRQRIFYSLIAVVIGVVGCFIAVKPIVQLLEVPAQGVKFLQLAPGEYFFVSLKVAGYSGLLLASPFILYQIIQFILPGLTRRERRLVAPIVLGSTVLFAAGLVFAYLALIPAALKFFINYGADVVEQLWSIDRYFEFVLLLLFSTGLAFQIPVIQLLLGALGIVSSKQMLAGWRYVILGGVVLGAVLTPSTDPLTQSLLAGAVLGLYFGGIAAVKLIGK